From Plodia interpunctella isolate USDA-ARS_2022_Savannah chromosome 18, ilPloInte3.2, whole genome shotgun sequence, a single genomic window includes:
- the LOC128677674 gene encoding uncharacterized protein LOC128677674, with amino-acid sequence MGADIAGFICAVVLAALVVAWIAYCMFVRERHKSEYHQYDISDLQRRQCATGESADVNKSMTEVKEEKAGIRAGIFILPSRHKHNDEDYDKRPDYPESPAPRMVGTDRLIEILNDSVEVHNKEGIYEVDSGVPYQSEV; translated from the exons atgggCGCTGACATAGCAGGTTTCATCTGTGCAGTAGTCTTG GCGGCATTGGTGGTCGCGTGGATTGCATACTGCATGTTCGTTCGCGAACGTCATAAGTCGGAATATCATCAATATGATATAAGCGACTTGCAACGACGACAATGCGCTACAGGCGAGTCAGCGGACGTCAACAAGAGCATGACAGAAGTTAAAGAAGAGAAAGCAGGGATACGAGCTGGTATTTTCATTCTGCCTTCTCGGCACAAACACAACGATGAGGACTACGATAAAAGACCCGATTACCCCGAAAGCCCCGCTCCGCGTATGGTCGGGACGGACAGACTAATCGAGATTCTCAATGACAGTGTtgaagtacacaataaagaaGGTATTTACGAAGTAGATAGTGGTGTGCCATACCAGAGCGAAGTCTAA